One Gemmatimonadales bacterium genomic window carries:
- a CDS encoding GspH/FimT family pseudopilin, with product MLTIWRTRSSHQAGFSLAELIMVIAVIGILAVMAVPAYLRYHQAAILKSGAQQVVTMINQARELAIKQNDSVCVKLSTSTQMVYALGTCGGSAWVGAGTDAAGNMILPTGTTMTASANPIFNYVGSALPAATYTLTNTQTGATLTVAVAASGRVTIQP from the coding sequence ATGCTAACAATCTGGCGCACGCGATCTTCTCACCAGGCCGGCTTCTCCCTTGCCGAGCTGATCATGGTCATCGCGGTGATCGGCATCCTGGCGGTCATGGCGGTGCCGGCCTACCTCAGGTACCACCAGGCGGCCATCCTGAAGTCCGGTGCCCAGCAGGTCGTGACGATGATCAATCAGGCCCGCGAACTGGCGATCAAGCAGAACGACAGCGTCTGCGTCAAGCTGTCCACTTCGACCCAGATGGTCTATGCGCTCGGTACCTGCGGGGGCAGCGCGTGGGTCGGCGCCGGCACGGACGCGGCCGGCAACATGATTCTACCCACCGGCACCACGATGACCGCCAGCGCGAATCCCATCTTCAACTACGTAGGATCCGCCCTACCGGCGGCCACCTACACCCTCACCAATACGCAGACCGGCGCGACTCTCACCGTGGCCGTGGCGGCCTCCGGCCGGGTCACGATTCAGCCGTGA
- a CDS encoding prepilin-type N-terminal cleavage/methylation domain-containing protein, whose amino-acid sequence MRRVLFDQRGMTLAEVLVALPIITIGLLALLSAIPLSTYATQDGRQTSTATFLANQRLEQVRNAQWTATCHVDPGTLAVGPGADVIDQVGVSASSTVAPKDPSNAVTFADESPMAAPYAAYSRQVRITDSVAAAPTCTSAGVMSGSGIRRVTVSVTYTPLSATGTNAVAGTRAVSVTMQVAQK is encoded by the coding sequence ATGCGACGAGTCCTTTTTGATCAACGCGGCATGACGCTGGCCGAGGTACTGGTCGCGCTGCCGATCATCACGATCGGCCTGCTGGCGCTGCTCTCGGCCATTCCGCTCTCCACCTACGCGACCCAGGATGGGCGCCAGACCTCGACGGCGACCTTTCTCGCGAACCAGCGGCTCGAGCAGGTCCGGAATGCGCAGTGGACGGCTACGTGTCACGTCGACCCTGGCACGCTCGCGGTAGGTCCGGGAGCCGACGTGATCGACCAAGTCGGCGTCTCGGCATCATCCACCGTGGCTCCCAAGGACCCGAGCAACGCCGTGACCTTTGCCGACGAGAGTCCGATGGCGGCTCCCTATGCCGCCTACTCCCGCCAGGTGCGCATCACGGACTCGGTGGCGGCGGCTCCGACCTGCACTTCGGCCGGAGTCATGAGTGGCAGCGGGATCCGGCGGGTCACGGTGAGCGTGACCTACACGCCGCTCAGCGCCACCGGGACGAATGCCGTCGCTGGGACGCGGGCCGTCAGCGTCACCATGCAGGTCGCACAGAAATGA
- a CDS encoding prepilin-type N-terminal cleavage/methylation domain-containing protein → MSARTVLRDQRGFTLSELLVVAAVLGLILAGVVLVQQRGQEAYLFGSHRVEVQQNNRAALELMVKELRSAQSVTAIPSATDLTFRDQNGTTIQYQISGTTLNRISGGTTIPLIGGVQTLTMTYYSDWNGATNTGTTTATAASVRLIRLQLVTGTEDQVASSSPSNQRATMESVVRLRNIL, encoded by the coding sequence ATGAGCGCGCGCACCGTGCTCCGCGATCAACGCGGGTTCACGCTGAGCGAGCTGCTGGTGGTGGCGGCCGTGCTCGGCCTGATCCTCGCTGGGGTCGTACTGGTCCAGCAGCGGGGACAGGAGGCCTATCTTTTCGGGTCGCACCGAGTCGAGGTGCAGCAGAACAACCGGGCGGCCCTCGAGCTCATGGTCAAAGAGCTTCGATCGGCCCAGTCCGTCACCGCCATCCCGAGCGCCACGGATCTGACATTCCGCGATCAGAACGGCACGACCATTCAGTATCAGATCTCTGGTACGACCCTGAATCGCATCAGCGGGGGTACGACCATCCCCCTGATCGGTGGTGTTCAGACGCTGACCATGACGTACTACTCTGATTGGAACGGGGCGACCAATACGGGCACCACGACGGCCACGGCCGCGAGCGTGCGGCTGATCCGGCTCCAGTTGGTGACCGGCACCGAGGACCAGGTGGCCTCGAGCTCACCCAGCAATCAGCGCGCAACCATGGAGTCCGTTGTCCGGCTGAGAAACATCCTGTAG